The following proteins are co-located in the Agromyces laixinhei genome:
- a CDS encoding potassium transporter Trk has translation MTDPVSTNEPDEQRTPQSGDASVPLETEVARDTVTVRRAPRYSRFLTLGALVGAVVALILTFAFPPNDEFDRGQVFGFLLLACAAIGVALGAGVALVIDRTTARRAKSVAVEHESTRPVDE, from the coding sequence GTGACCGACCCCGTGAGTACCAACGAACCCGATGAGCAGCGCACCCCGCAGAGCGGCGACGCATCCGTGCCGCTCGAGACCGAGGTCGCGCGCGACACCGTGACCGTGCGCCGCGCCCCGCGCTACTCGCGATTCCTCACGCTGGGCGCGCTCGTCGGCGCCGTCGTGGCGCTCATCCTCACGTTCGCCTTCCCGCCGAACGACGAGTTCGACCGGGGCCAGGTGTTCGGGTTCCTGCTGCTCGCCTGCGCTGCCATCGGCGTGGCGCTCGGCGCCGGCGTGGCGCTCGTCATCGACCGCACGACCGCACGCCGGGCGAAGTCGGTCGCCGTCGAGCACGAGTCGACGCGCCCGGTCGACGAGTAG
- the purF gene encoding amidophosphoribosyltransferase, whose amino-acid sequence MCGIVGIVSTEPANQQIYDSLLLLQHRGQDSTGIATADGPVFHMAKARGQVREAFRTRDMRSLIGNMGLGHVRYTTKGASEREEEAQPFYVNAPYGIILVHNGNLTNTRELSEDLFRIDRRHVNSTSDTEMLLNVLATELQGQITGLDLDPDQVFAAVEQVHERVEGSYAVIALIAGYGLLAFRDPFGIRPLILGRRTADNGRDEWIVASESLVLESGGYEIVRDVHPGEAIFIGLDGQMVSRQCAKNAVLVPCSFEYVYLARPDSIMNGISVYEARLRMGDRLATTIETHMDKGDIDVVMPIPDSSRPSAMQVAQKLGIEYREGFYKNRYVGRTFIMPGQAERKRSVRQKLNAMGTEFKGKNILIVDDSIVRGTTSKEIVEMARAAGANKVTFTSAAPPVRFPHVYGINMPSRQELIAYDRKIPEIATELSADHMIYQEVADLQAAITEGTSIEQLDLSCFTGEYVTGTVTEEYLGWVERTQLS is encoded by the coding sequence ATGTGCGGCATCGTCGGAATCGTCTCCACTGAACCGGCCAACCAGCAGATCTACGACAGCCTGCTGCTGCTGCAGCACCGCGGCCAGGATTCGACGGGAATCGCGACGGCCGACGGCCCCGTGTTCCACATGGCGAAGGCGCGCGGGCAGGTACGCGAGGCCTTCCGCACTCGTGACATGCGCTCGCTCATCGGCAACATGGGCCTCGGCCATGTGCGCTACACGACGAAGGGTGCCTCCGAGCGTGAAGAGGAGGCGCAACCGTTCTACGTGAACGCGCCGTACGGCATCATCCTCGTGCACAACGGCAACCTCACGAACACACGCGAACTCTCGGAAGACCTCTTCCGCATCGACCGCCGGCACGTGAACTCGACGAGCGACACCGAGATGCTGCTCAACGTGCTCGCCACCGAGCTGCAGGGCCAGATCACCGGCCTCGACCTCGACCCCGACCAGGTGTTCGCCGCGGTCGAGCAGGTGCACGAACGCGTCGAGGGCTCCTATGCCGTCATCGCCCTGATCGCCGGCTACGGCCTGCTCGCGTTCCGCGACCCGTTCGGCATCCGCCCGCTCATCCTCGGCCGCCGCACCGCCGACAACGGCCGCGACGAGTGGATCGTGGCATCCGAGTCGCTCGTGCTCGAATCGGGCGGGTACGAGATCGTGCGCGACGTGCACCCGGGTGAGGCCATCTTCATCGGGCTCGACGGCCAGATGGTCTCGCGGCAGTGCGCGAAGAACGCGGTGCTCGTGCCGTGCTCGTTCGAGTACGTCTACCTCGCCCGCCCCGACTCGATCATGAACGGCATCTCGGTGTACGAGGCGCGCCTGCGCATGGGCGACCGGCTCGCGACGACCATCGAGACCCACATGGACAAGGGCGACATCGATGTCGTCATGCCGATCCCCGATTCCTCCCGCCCCTCTGCGATGCAGGTCGCGCAGAAGCTCGGCATCGAGTATCGCGAGGGCTTCTACAAGAACCGCTACGTCGGCCGCACCTTCATCATGCCCGGCCAGGCGGAGCGAAAGCGCTCGGTGCGACAGAAGCTGAACGCCATGGGCACGGAGTTCAAGGGCAAGAACATCCTGATCGTCGACGACTCGATCGTGCGCGGCACGACCTCGAAGGAGATCGTCGAGATGGCCAGGGCTGCCGGTGCCAACAAGGTGACCTTCACGTCGGCCGCGCCGCCGGTGCGTTTTCCGCACGTGTACGGCATCAACATGCCGAGCCGCCAGGAGCTCATCGCCTACGACCGAAAGATTCCCGAGATCGCCACCGAGCTGAGCGCCGACCACATGATCTACCAGGAGGTGGCCGACCTCCAGGCCGCGATCACCGAGGGCACCTCGATCGAGCAGCTCGACCTGTCGTGCTTCACCGGCGAGTACGTCACCGGCACCGTCACCGAGGAGTACCTCGGCTGGGTGGAGCGCACGCAGCTCAGCTGA
- a CDS encoding hotdog fold thioesterase, protein MSIWFGEPSLEWANARDETMIRAIGIEITETTDDSLKGRMPVDHRTRQPGGVLHGGASVALAETLASWGATLTVDPAKFYCVGMEINANHVRPVAEGWVYGEATPLTRGRTTQVWEIRITDAAGRLVCISRCTMAVLAKPSEY, encoded by the coding sequence ATGAGCATCTGGTTCGGCGAACCCTCACTCGAGTGGGCGAACGCGCGCGACGAGACCATGATCCGCGCCATCGGCATCGAGATCACCGAGACCACCGACGATTCGCTCAAGGGGCGCATGCCCGTCGACCACCGCACGCGCCAGCCCGGCGGGGTACTGCACGGCGGAGCATCCGTCGCCCTCGCGGAAACGCTCGCGAGCTGGGGCGCGACCCTCACGGTCGACCCCGCGAAGTTCTACTGCGTCGGTATGGAGATCAACGCGAACCACGTGCGGCCGGTCGCAGAAGGGTGGGTCTACGGCGAGGCGACGCCCCTGACCCGAGGACGCACCACCCAGGTGTGGGAGATCAGGATCACGGATGCCGCGGGCCGGCTCGTGTGCATCTCACGGTGCACCATGGCCGTGCTCGCGAAGCCGTCGGAATACTGA
- a CDS encoding zinc-binding alcohol dehydrogenase — protein sequence MIRENASRPVLLALYLREVLAIASPVELPRLRDVGAVGERLEMDRHDQLEQQWRTWWAMTVEPETHPSAVPLELVHAFETEVALPTSGSEVLAAAIVGHAEAARAWADWAHEGYRGASAARRGDSYRAYAGTIAEHEREVGRRAHSFELNVEVLPLAESGVWWIGELTVAVTDSLRADASAFDDAMHPIIAELA from the coding sequence GTGATCCGTGAGAATGCGAGTCGCCCGGTTCTGCTCGCTCTCTACCTGCGTGAAGTGCTGGCGATCGCCTCCCCGGTCGAACTGCCGCGCCTGCGCGATGTCGGCGCCGTCGGCGAGCGGCTCGAGATGGACCGGCACGACCAGCTCGAGCAGCAGTGGCGCACCTGGTGGGCGATGACCGTCGAGCCCGAGACGCATCCGTCGGCCGTGCCCCTCGAGCTCGTTCACGCCTTCGAGACCGAGGTCGCGCTGCCGACCTCGGGCTCCGAGGTGCTCGCCGCCGCGATCGTGGGGCATGCGGAGGCCGCGCGGGCCTGGGCCGACTGGGCGCACGAGGGCTACCGCGGTGCGTCGGCCGCCCGCCGTGGTGACTCGTACCGCGCCTACGCCGGCACGATCGCCGAACACGAACGCGAGGTCGGCCGGCGCGCGCATTCCTTCGAGCTCAACGTCGAGGTGCTGCCGCTCGCCGAGTCCGGCGTCTGGTGGATCGGCGAACTGACCGTCGCGGTCACCGATTCACTGCGAGCGGATGCCTCGGCGTTCGACGATGCCATGCACCCGATCATCGCCGAGCTCGCCTGA
- the purM gene encoding phosphoribosylformylglycinamidine cyclo-ligase, which translates to MTSNSSYAAAGVDTQAGDLAVELMKASVSATHGPDVLGGVGGFAGLFDLSFAKDYTRPLLATSTDGVGTKIAIAQALDKHDTIGQDLVGMVVDDIVVVGAKPLFMTDYIACGKVVPERIASIVTGIARACAETGTALVGGETAEHPGLMGVDDYDVAGAATGIVEADRLLGAEKVETGDAVIAIASSGLHSNGFSLVRSILRQAEIDFVDRSDELGATWGEALLEPTRLYSGQLVELLAGPHGDAVHSLSHVTGGGIAANLARVLPLGSWVELDRATWSPAPVFRVLSDLAGTTLESTEGTWNLGIGFFAVVRADAAASVISALDALGLPSWQAGTVTIGDRDLAGFEQGAKGVDGGAVRLVGSYAS; encoded by the coding sequence GTGACCTCGAACTCGTCCTATGCCGCTGCCGGAGTCGACACGCAGGCGGGTGACCTCGCCGTCGAACTCATGAAGGCGTCGGTCTCCGCGACTCATGGGCCCGATGTGCTCGGCGGCGTCGGCGGATTCGCCGGGCTCTTCGATCTCTCGTTCGCGAAGGACTACACGCGGCCGCTGCTCGCGACCTCGACCGACGGGGTCGGCACGAAGATCGCGATCGCGCAGGCGCTCGACAAGCACGACACGATCGGTCAAGACCTCGTCGGCATGGTCGTCGACGACATCGTCGTCGTCGGCGCGAAGCCGCTCTTCATGACCGACTACATCGCGTGCGGCAAGGTCGTGCCCGAGCGCATCGCCTCGATCGTCACGGGCATCGCGCGCGCCTGCGCCGAGACCGGCACCGCCCTCGTCGGCGGTGAGACCGCCGAGCACCCCGGCCTCATGGGCGTCGACGACTACGACGTCGCAGGCGCCGCGACGGGCATCGTCGAGGCCGACCGCCTGCTCGGGGCCGAGAAGGTCGAGACGGGCGATGCGGTCATCGCGATCGCTTCGAGCGGACTGCATTCCAACGGGTTCTCGCTCGTGCGCAGCATTCTTCGACAGGCCGAGATCGACTTCGTCGATCGGTCGGATGAACTCGGCGCCACTTGGGGTGAGGCCCTGCTCGAGCCCACGCGCCTCTACTCGGGCCAGCTCGTCGAGTTGCTCGCCGGCCCCCACGGCGACGCCGTGCACTCGCTCTCGCACGTCACCGGCGGCGGCATCGCCGCCAACCTCGCCCGGGTGCTGCCGCTCGGTTCGTGGGTCGAGCTCGACCGTGCGACGTGGTCGCCCGCCCCGGTGTTCCGCGTGCTCAGCGACCTCGCCGGCACCACGCTCGAGTCCACCGAGGGCACCTGGAACCTCGGCATCGGCTTCTTCGCCGTCGTGCGAGCGGATGCCGCGGCATCCGTCATCTCGGCGCTCGATGCACTCGGACTCCCGTCGTGGCAGGCGGGCACCGTGACCATCGGCGATCGGGACCTCGCCGGCTTCGAGCAGGGCGCCAAGGGCGTCGACGGCGGCGCCGTGCGCCTCGTCGGCTCGTACGCGAGCTGA
- a CDS encoding LLM class flavin-dependent oxidoreductase produces the protein MRTPVSIGLIGTTDASIVAALAPRIERLGFHALWLNDVPGGDSLAGLRVAAAETSTLRLATGVIPLDRRPVESLDLAAAPAKRLSVGIGSGRARRSLALVGDGITALRAATEAEVIVGALGPRMRRLAAERADGALFNWLTPEAAASAVHELRDVAGDRPVRGILYVRTIVETAARPALEHEAARYDAVPAYAANFARLGTRAIDATVSSADELAAYDGAVDEIVLRAITPDGSLAELERFVDDTAGWLGRSA, from the coding sequence GTGCGCACGCCGGTCTCGATCGGGCTCATCGGCACGACCGATGCGTCGATCGTGGCGGCGCTCGCGCCGCGCATCGAACGGCTCGGGTTCCACGCGCTGTGGCTCAACGACGTGCCCGGCGGCGACTCGCTCGCGGGACTCCGTGTCGCGGCGGCTGAGACATCGACGCTGCGGCTCGCGACGGGTGTGATCCCGCTCGACCGGCGCCCCGTCGAATCACTCGACCTCGCGGCGGCCCCCGCGAAGCGACTGTCGGTCGGCATCGGCTCGGGCCGGGCGCGGCGATCGCTGGCGCTCGTCGGCGACGGCATCACCGCGCTCCGCGCAGCGACCGAGGCCGAGGTGATCGTCGGCGCACTCGGGCCGCGCATGCGCCGGCTCGCCGCTGAGCGGGCCGACGGTGCACTCTTCAACTGGCTGACGCCCGAAGCGGCCGCATCCGCGGTGCACGAACTGCGCGATGTCGCCGGCGACCGTCCGGTCCGCGGCATCCTCTATGTGCGCACCATCGTCGAAACGGCCGCACGCCCGGCGCTCGAGCACGAGGCCGCGCGGTACGACGCCGTGCCGGCGTACGCGGCGAACTTCGCCCGGCTCGGCACCCGCGCGATCGACGCGACGGTCTCGAGCGCCGACGAGCTCGCGGCCTACGACGGAGCGGTCGACGAGATCGTGCTGCGCGCGATCACTCCCGACGGATCGCTCGCAGAACTCGAACGATTCGTCGACGACACGGCGGGATGGCTCGGCCGTTCAGCGTGA
- a CDS encoding nuclear transport factor 2 family protein, with amino-acid sequence MADDAVIRDKLRLMFETPGGDVEHAEALYHDDAVLEFPQSGERYEGREAFTAWRSRYPAGVAFTILRVTVRDDLAVVELTASYDGGAGMYGVSIHEFRGDRISLERIYVADGWDAPDWRKPWRSDRPVHNPGL; translated from the coding sequence ATGGCCGACGATGCGGTCATCCGCGACAAGCTTCGCCTGATGTTCGAGACACCCGGCGGCGATGTCGAGCACGCCGAGGCGCTCTACCACGACGACGCAGTCCTCGAGTTTCCGCAGTCCGGGGAGCGTTACGAGGGCCGCGAGGCGTTCACCGCATGGCGGAGTCGGTACCCGGCCGGGGTCGCGTTCACGATTCTCCGGGTGACCGTGCGCGACGACCTCGCGGTGGTGGAGCTGACCGCGAGCTACGACGGTGGCGCGGGCATGTACGGCGTCAGCATTCACGAGTTCCGCGGCGACAGGATCTCGCTCGAGCGCATCTACGTGGCGGACGGGTGGGATGCCCCGGACTGGCGGAAGCCGTGGCGCTCCGACCGGCCGGTGCACAACCCGGGCCTCTGA
- a CDS encoding DUF3073 domain-containing protein, with translation MGRGRQKAKHTKVARELKYFSPNTDYNALERELTSSPHDDYSEEASKWAEYSADDDDTYVSGDEQRA, from the coding sequence ATGGGGCGCGGCCGTCAGAAAGCCAAGCACACCAAGGTCGCTCGGGAACTGAAGTACTTCAGCCCGAACACCGACTACAACGCGCTTGAGCGCGAGCTCACCAGCTCGCCGCATGACGATTACAGCGAAGAGGCGTCGAAATGGGCGGAGTATTCCGCCGATGACGACGACACCTACGTCTCCGGTGACGAACAGCGCGCCTGA
- a CDS encoding NAD(P)-dependent alcohol dehydrogenase: MTTNLATPRTMTAAVYRRFGAPEEVHLDQRAIPAPKPGEVLIRVHASTVSIADHRARARDIPAGLGMLAAAGLGLFRPSRPILGMDAAGVIEAVGAGVTAFAPGDRVIAMMSGDFGAHAEYVCVRADGAITRAPTTMTFEEAVTLVFGGITAEGFFRKVAIGPGTTVVVNGASGAVGTAAVQLAKHRGAHVTAVTSGKNTELVTSLGADRVIDYTRQDFTAGDDTYDVIVDCVGNAPFGRVEASINPGGALLLVICDLRSMLRSRGQSRRSGKLVTWDVGKPGADELAHIVSLAESGRYRPVIDRAYDLTDIVDAHRYVDTGRKRGNVVLRVTRTEPDITRP, from the coding sequence ATGACAACGAACCTCGCAACACCCCGCACAATGACCGCGGCCGTCTACCGTCGTTTCGGCGCTCCCGAGGAGGTTCACCTCGATCAACGCGCCATTCCCGCACCGAAGCCCGGCGAGGTGCTGATCCGGGTGCACGCGAGCACCGTGAGCATCGCCGACCACCGGGCCCGCGCTCGCGACATCCCGGCCGGCCTCGGGATGCTCGCCGCCGCCGGACTCGGCCTGTTCCGACCCAGCCGCCCCATCCTGGGCATGGATGCCGCGGGCGTGATCGAGGCCGTCGGTGCCGGCGTCACCGCCTTCGCTCCCGGCGACCGGGTCATCGCCATGATGAGTGGTGATTTCGGAGCCCACGCCGAGTACGTGTGCGTGCGCGCTGACGGCGCCATCACGCGCGCTCCCACCACCATGACCTTCGAGGAAGCGGTCACCCTGGTGTTCGGCGGCATCACCGCCGAGGGCTTCTTCAGGAAGGTCGCGATCGGGCCGGGCACCACCGTGGTCGTCAACGGAGCATCAGGGGCCGTCGGCACTGCGGCCGTCCAGCTCGCGAAGCACCGCGGCGCCCACGTCACCGCGGTGACAAGCGGCAAGAACACCGAATTGGTCACCTCGCTCGGCGCCGACCGGGTCATCGATTACACGCGGCAGGACTTCACAGCGGGAGACGACACGTACGACGTGATCGTCGACTGCGTCGGCAACGCCCCCTTCGGCCGGGTCGAGGCATCCATCAACCCGGGCGGAGCGCTCCTGCTCGTCATCTGCGATCTGCGGTCGATGCTTCGCAGCCGCGGACAGAGCCGCCGCTCGGGAAAGCTCGTCACCTGGGATGTCGGCAAGCCCGGCGCTGACGAGCTCGCGCACATCGTGAGCCTCGCGGAGTCCGGTCGCTACCGACCCGTCATCGACCGCGCCTACGACCTCACCGACATCGTCGACGCGCACCGCTACGTCGACACCGGGCGCAAACGCGGCAACGTCGTGCTGCGCGTCACTCGCACCGAACCGGACATCACCCGACCCTGA
- a CDS encoding DUF2306 domain-containing protein — protein sequence MSQQMKATRSSAAKAEERRRPRSGWLAITGLLLLSALPVLGGVLRLRDVSADPESAVLLASSVPIVAHIVAMSMYCLLGAFQFSPALRISRGWHRTAGRALIPAGFIAALSAVWLAVFFGGPADELALALVRLAFGVAMTVFLVLAVIAITRRDFTAHGAWMTRAYAIAVSGGTQALVFALWTLVVGEVDASGEAWLVAAGFVINSVVAELLIRRRLSRRMRGVPGRGALVS from the coding sequence ATGTCGCAACAGATGAAGGCCACCCGCTCGAGTGCCGCGAAGGCGGAAGAGCGGCGGCGGCCGAGGAGCGGATGGCTCGCGATCACCGGCCTCCTGCTGCTCAGTGCGCTCCCCGTGCTCGGCGGCGTGCTTCGCCTGAGGGACGTGAGCGCCGACCCCGAAAGCGCGGTGCTCTTGGCCTCATCGGTGCCGATCGTCGCGCACATCGTGGCGATGAGCATGTACTGCCTTCTCGGCGCATTCCAGTTCTCTCCGGCACTGCGAATTTCGCGCGGTTGGCACCGTACCGCCGGCCGTGCCCTGATCCCCGCCGGATTCATCGCGGCACTGTCGGCCGTCTGGCTCGCGGTCTTCTTCGGGGGCCCCGCGGATGAGCTCGCTCTTGCGCTGGTGCGTCTCGCCTTCGGCGTGGCGATGACAGTCTTCCTCGTGCTGGCAGTGATCGCGATCACGCGTCGCGACTTCACTGCGCACGGAGCATGGATGACGCGCGCCTACGCGATCGCCGTCTCCGGCGGGACCCAAGCGCTCGTCTTCGCGCTGTGGACGCTCGTCGTCGGTGAGGTCGACGCATCCGGCGAGGCATGGCTCGTTGCCGCGGGCTTCGTGATCAACAGCGTCGTGGCGGAGCTGCTCATCCGGCGTCGGCTCAGCCGGCGGATGCGCGGGGTGCCGGGCCGTGGTGCGCTCGTATCATGA
- a CDS encoding sensor histidine kinase, producing the protein MTGLVRSVWGAPSAVPPPPRRVWRDWALLALVAALAVVEGVVRSDLPYPVVSVLVLLVITPTVLWRRTRPLLMLVIAVAVTTPLQLLPDSILYTSLFVMVIVYALFRWGAGRDMVIGSAILLASLGFAFVPGGGLDDLIGGFALLLSVALLGVVFRYRAGSRQRRLDRIRMLEREHLARDLHDTVAHHVSAIAIRAQAGLAVAARDPRAAQDALGVIEAEAAKTLSELRSMVRVLRQDETAELAPSPGLGGIEQLAGTRPGGAAVTVKVAGDDGSIPPPVAAAVYRLAQESVTNALRHARQVTRVDVLVEADEGGVRLSVTNDGDVAASPTPGFGIVGMMERAALLGGTCQAGPAPGGGWAVIAELPRVGWEP; encoded by the coding sequence GTGACCGGACTCGTACGTTCCGTGTGGGGCGCGCCGAGCGCCGTGCCCCCGCCGCCGCGCCGAGTGTGGCGGGACTGGGCGCTGTTGGCGCTGGTCGCCGCGCTCGCGGTCGTGGAGGGCGTCGTCAGATCAGACCTTCCGTATCCGGTGGTCTCGGTGCTCGTGCTGCTGGTGATCACTCCGACGGTGTTGTGGCGTCGCACGAGGCCGCTGCTCATGCTCGTGATCGCCGTGGCCGTGACGACGCCGCTGCAACTGCTGCCCGACTCGATCCTCTACACGAGCCTCTTCGTCATGGTGATCGTCTACGCCCTGTTCCGCTGGGGAGCAGGTCGCGACATGGTGATCGGGTCGGCCATCCTCCTCGCGAGTCTCGGCTTCGCGTTCGTTCCGGGTGGAGGCCTCGACGACCTGATCGGCGGGTTCGCACTGCTGCTCTCGGTGGCGCTGCTCGGTGTCGTGTTCCGCTACCGGGCGGGATCCCGGCAACGCCGCCTCGACCGCATCCGGATGCTGGAGCGCGAGCACCTTGCCCGTGACCTGCACGACACGGTCGCCCACCACGTCTCGGCCATCGCGATCCGTGCCCAGGCGGGCCTTGCGGTGGCGGCACGGGATCCGCGCGCCGCGCAGGACGCGCTCGGCGTGATCGAGGCGGAGGCGGCCAAGACCCTGAGCGAACTGAGGTCGATGGTGCGGGTGCTGCGCCAGGACGAGACGGCCGAACTCGCGCCGAGCCCGGGGCTGGGCGGCATCGAGCAGCTCGCCGGAACGAGGCCGGGCGGCGCGGCGGTCACCGTGAAGGTCGCAGGCGACGACGGCAGCATCCCGCCGCCCGTGGCCGCCGCCGTCTACCGTCTCGCGCAGGAGTCCGTGACCAACGCCCTTCGTCACGCGCGGCAGGTCACCCGTGTCGACGTGCTCGTGGAGGCGGACGAGGGCGGGGTGCGGCTGAGCGTGACGAACGACGGAGATGTGGCCGCGTCGCCGACGCCCGGCTTCGGCATCGTCGGCATGATGGAACGCGCCGCCCTGCTCGGCGGCACCTGCCAGGCCGGCCCCGCACCGGGCGGCGGATGGGCCGTCATCGCGGAGCTTCCTCGTGTTGGATGGGAACCGTGA
- a CDS encoding response regulator → MTIRVLIADDQELVRTGLGLLLGAQPDIEVVGQAVDGNEAVALARSLRPDVCLFDIRMPGLDGIEATRVLAGPGVDDPMAIVIITTFDLDEYVFAALRAGAKGFLLKDAGSELLAQAIRAAASGDALIAPNVTVRLLEAFAGAAPAAPPPQPVDPLTEREEQVLAKVALGLSNSEIASELYITLSTVKTHVASLMTKLGARNRVEIAIWAHQTGWMRARPTGDGD, encoded by the coding sequence GTGACCATCCGCGTGCTCATCGCCGACGACCAGGAGCTCGTGCGCACTGGGCTGGGCCTGCTCCTTGGCGCGCAGCCCGACATCGAGGTCGTGGGTCAGGCCGTCGACGGCAATGAAGCGGTCGCCCTGGCCCGAAGCCTGCGACCCGACGTCTGCCTGTTCGACATCCGGATGCCCGGCCTCGACGGCATCGAGGCGACCCGCGTGCTCGCCGGCCCGGGCGTGGACGACCCGATGGCGATCGTCATCATCACGACCTTCGACCTCGACGAGTACGTCTTCGCAGCGCTGCGGGCGGGGGCCAAGGGCTTCCTGCTCAAGGATGCCGGTTCGGAGCTGCTCGCCCAGGCGATCCGCGCTGCTGCGAGCGGGGATGCCCTGATCGCCCCCAATGTCACGGTGCGGCTGCTCGAAGCCTTCGCCGGGGCCGCGCCCGCCGCGCCGCCGCCGCAGCCGGTCGACCCGCTCACCGAGCGCGAGGAGCAGGTGCTCGCGAAGGTCGCGCTGGGGCTGAGCAACAGCGAGATCGCGAGCGAGCTGTACATCACCCTCAGCACGGTGAAGACGCACGTCGCGAGCCTCATGACCAAGCTCGGCGCCCGCAACCGCGTCGAGATCGCCATCTGGGCGCATCAGACGGGGTGGATGCGCGCACGACCTACCGGCGATGGAGACTAG
- a CDS encoding NAD(P)-binding domain-containing protein, which yields MTTSPERVKVVVIGAGQAGLSVAFYLRRFELVADQDFVMLDRAPGSGGAWQHRWSSLRLGTAHRVNDLPGMSELGLSFDTADRDLPAKEVVADYYGRFEQHFDLRVRRPMQVRQVVNDGVDLQVRYEDLAPQPPEEQKAARGLFGRRRKTFEQPVTPAAPQHELSTQFLVNATGTWGSPFVPYYPGMADFAGRHVHTSDFSDAEDFRDQHVVVVGGGTSAIGFMLELEDVAAGLTWVSRRPIDWLDQQELDLEGASAAVAMQDEAARSGRALPSIVSGTGVSKSRRMAAGIERGLLVARPMFDRIEPDRVVWEGEESGMARADVIIWATGFRPDLRHLAPLKLREKAGGITVGQGAAWNDPRIFLAGYGPQASTIGANRAGRMIARQIMAMI from the coding sequence ATGACGACGAGCCCCGAGCGTGTGAAGGTCGTGGTGATCGGCGCCGGGCAGGCCGGTCTGTCGGTCGCCTTCTATCTGCGTCGGTTCGAGCTCGTGGCCGATCAGGACTTCGTCATGCTCGACCGCGCCCCCGGGTCGGGAGGTGCCTGGCAGCACCGCTGGTCGTCGCTTCGGCTCGGCACGGCGCACCGCGTGAACGATCTGCCGGGCATGTCGGAGCTCGGGCTGAGCTTCGACACCGCCGACCGCGATCTGCCCGCGAAAGAGGTCGTCGCCGACTACTACGGCCGCTTCGAGCAGCACTTCGATCTGCGCGTGCGGCGCCCCATGCAGGTGCGGCAGGTCGTGAACGACGGCGTCGACCTGCAAGTGCGTTACGAAGACCTCGCCCCGCAGCCGCCCGAGGAGCAGAAGGCGGCTCGCGGCCTCTTCGGGCGTCGGCGCAAGACCTTCGAGCAACCGGTGACGCCGGCCGCGCCGCAGCACGAGCTCAGCACGCAGTTCCTCGTCAACGCGACCGGCACCTGGGGCTCGCCGTTCGTGCCGTACTACCCGGGCATGGCCGACTTCGCCGGGCGTCACGTGCACACGTCCGACTTCAGCGATGCCGAAGACTTCCGCGACCAGCACGTCGTCGTGGTCGGCGGCGGCACCTCGGCGATCGGCTTCATGCTCGAACTCGAAGACGTCGCCGCCGGGCTCACCTGGGTTTCACGTCGGCCGATCGACTGGCTCGACCAGCAGGAGCTCGACCTCGAAGGGGCATCCGCCGCCGTCGCCATGCAAGACGAGGCCGCGCGTTCGGGTCGCGCACTGCCGTCGATCGTGAGCGGAACGGGCGTGTCGAAGAGCCGTCGCATGGCCGCCGGCATCGAGCGAGGGCTGCTCGTCGCGCGCCCCATGTTCGATCGCATCGAGCCCGACCGTGTCGTCTGGGAGGGTGAGGAATCGGGCATGGCCCGTGCCGACGTCATCATCTGGGCGACGGGGTTCCGCCCCGACCTGCGTCACCTCGCACCGCTGAAGCTCCGCGAGAAGGCCGGCGGCATCACGGTGGGGCAGGGCGCCGCATGGAACGACCCGCGCATCTTCCTCGCGGGCTACGGCCCGCAGGCGTCGACGATCGGCGCCAACCGCGCCGGTCGCATGATCGCCCGCCAGATCATGGCGATGATCTGA